One Brassica napus cultivar Da-Ae chromosome A5, Da-Ae, whole genome shotgun sequence DNA window includes the following coding sequences:
- the BNAA05G19620D gene encoding senescence/dehydration-associated protein At4g35985, chloroplastic: protein MGCFGPSKSSRTRNKERDTTRGSPPPQPQQQTVRAEEILLHIPRCRVHLIDESEAVELASGDFNLVKVSDNGVTLAMIVRIGHDLQWPVIKDEPVVKLDARDYLFTLPVKDGDPLSYGVTFSSDERDVAVANSLKLLDEFLKENSCFSYSASSKVDNGIDWKEFAPRIEDYNNVVAKAIAGGTGHIIRGLFSCSNAYTNQVHKGGEVMITKADQEKSGSSQRNGGYNSGNSSSTEKKNGINANLQRVRKLSKATEQLSKTMLNGAGVVSGSVMVPVMKSKPGKAFFSMVPGEVLLASLDALNKILDAAEAAERQALTATSRAATRMVCERFGENAGEATGDVLATAGHAAGTAWNVFQIRKTFYPSSSLKSGIVRNAPRK, encoded by the exons ATGGGATGTTTCGGACCATCAAAATCTTCAAGAACAAGAAACAAAGAACGAGACACCACTCGAGGAAGCCCACctcctcaacctcaacaacaAACCGTGAGAGCTGAAGAGATTCTCTTACATATTCCAAGATGTAGAGTCCATCTCATCGACGAATCCGAGGCCGTGGAGCTCGCCTCCGGTGATTTCAATCTCGTCAAAGTCTCAGACAACGGCGTGACTCTCGCCATGATCGTCAGGATCGGACATGACCTACAGTGGCCAGTGATTAAAGACGAGCCGGTGGTGAAACTAGACGCACGTGACTACCTCTTCACGCTTCCGGTTAAAGACGGTGATCCACTTAGCTATGGGGTCACTTTCTCAAGCGACGAGAGAGATGTAGCCGTTGCGAACAGCTTGAAGTTGCTTGACGAGTTCTTGAAGGAAAACTCTTGTTTCTCGTACTCGGCTTCTAGTAAAGTTGACAATGGAATCGACTGGAAAGAGTTTGCGCCGAGGATTGAAGATTATAACAACGTTGTTGCTAAGGCTATTGCTGGAGGAACAGGACATATCATTAGAGGACTCTTCAGTTGCAGCAATGCTTACACCAACCAG GTTCACAAGGGAGGTGAAGTAATGATTACAAAGGCTGATCAGGAGAAGAGTGGTTCCTCTCAGAGAAATGGAGGCTACAACAGTGGAAACTCCAGTAGTACTGAGAAGAAAAATGGAATCAACGCAAACCTTCAACG agTGAGGAAACTTTCAAAGGCTACAGAGCAGCTGAGCAAGACGATGTTGAATGGTGCTGGAGTTGTGAGCGGCTCTGTGATGGTTCCTGTGATGAAGTCGAAACCAGGGAAGGCTTTCTTCTCCATGGTTCCAGGGGAGGTTCTCTTGGCTTCACTTGATGCCCTTA ATAAAATACTAGACGCAGCTGAAGCCGCAGAGAGACAAGCTCTAACTGCTACTTCCAGGGCTGCTACCAGAATGGTCTGCGAGAG GTTTGGAGAGAACGCAGGGGAGGCGACGGGAGACGTACTAGCAACTGCGGGCCACGCGGCTGGAACAGCATGGAATGTTTTTCAGATCCGCAAGACTTTCTAtccttcatcttctctcaagtCAGGGATCGTAAGAAATGCTCCAAGAAAGTGA
- the LOC125608793 gene encoding uncharacterized membrane protein YuiD-like, translating to MDEVMTVADAGGSRALNGSPSSQNLLPHNLPLLSAFLAFALAQFLKVFTNWYKEKRWDSKKMISSGGMPSSHSATVTALALAIALAEGAGSPAFAIALVLACVVMYDASGVRLHAGRQAELLNQIVCEFPSEHPLSTVKPLRELLGHTPIQVAAGAVLGCVVAYLMRSAS from the exons GGCGGACGCCGGCGGAAGCAGGGCGTTGAACGGATCTCCTTCGTCGCAGAATCTCCTTCCCCACAATCTTCCCCTCTTATCCGCTTTTCTTGCATTCGCCCTCGCTCAGTTCCTCAAAGTCTTCACTAATTG GTACAAAGAAAAGAGATGGGACTCTAAGAAGATGATTAGTTCTGGTGGAATGCCTTCCTCTCACTCTGCTACCGTCACTGCCTTAGCTCTTGCCATTGCCCTTGCAGAAGGTGCTGGATCACCCGCTTTTGCTATCGCTCTTGTCTTGGCCTGCGTT GTAATGTATGATGCCTCTGGGGTCAGGCTTCATGCTGGTCGTCAAGCTGAG CTACTGAATCAAATTGTTTGTGAGTTTCCGTCCGAGCATCCGTTATCCACAGTTAAACCCTTGCGTGAACTGCTCGGCCACACTCCTATCCAG GTTGCAGCCGGTGCTGTTTTAGGATGCGTGGTAGCTTATTTGATGAGGAGCGCAAGCTAG
- the LOC106448254 gene encoding uncharacterized protein LOC106448254 has translation MEYVCKPKEEGGLGLRNLEEANKVSCLKLIWPILSSKSSLWIQWIHKYLIRQGSFWSIKETNSSGSWIWKKLLKLRPLARDLSKMEVNNVETVENTYRRRRLRNPVLKQIESEILNLQELGLSQSDDNCRWMRENGEFRTEFLTSQTWNLIRVHAPRVSWFKGIWFKESTPKFSFLSWLAVHERLSTGDRLLKWNPQANSICWLCNTAMETRDHLFFECSFSAEVWRGTIRGLDGVSPSVHWPALIRRLVTGSSDLLHTFLLRYCFQAALYAIWFERNKRRVGKAPQAATRLIIFLDRLIRNRISFLRKKAGNKYEKTMEIWFGSR, from the exons aTGGAGTATGTCTGTAAACCGAAAGAAGAAGGAGGATTAGGGCTGAGAAACTTGGAGGAAGCTAATAAAGTCTCATGCCTGAAACTGATCTGGCCTATTCTTTCTTCTAAATCCTCACTGTGGATCCAGTGGATTCACAAATATCTGATTCGGCAAGGTTCCTTTTGGAGTATCAAGGAAACAAACTCCTCAGGGTCATGGATCTGGAAGAAGCTTCTCAAGCTTAGACCCTTGGCTAGGGATCTATCAAAAATGGAAGTAAATAATG TTGAGACTGTAGAGAATACTTATCGACGGCGTAGACTGAGAAACCCCGTATTGAAGCAAATTGAAAGCGAGATCCTCAATCTTCAAGAGCTGGGGCTGTCCCAGAGTGATGATAATTGTCGTTGGATGCGTGAAAATGGTGAGTTCCGAACGGAGTTCTTAACGTCTCAAACATGGAACTTAATCAGAGTACATGCCCCTCGCGTCTCTTGGTTCAAGGGGATTTGGTTCAAAGAATCAACCCCTAAGTTCTCCTTTCTCAGTTGGTTAGCAGTCCATGAGAGGTTATCGACTGGAGATAGGCTACTCAAGTGGAACCCCCAGGCAAATTCTATTTGCTGGCTATGTAACACTGCCATGGAAACTCGGGATCATTTATTCTTCGAGTGTTCCTTCTCAGCGGAAGTTTGGAGAGGCACGATCAGGGGGTTGGATGGTGTAAGTCCCTCTGTTCACTGGCCTGCTCTGATACGAAGATTGGTGACAGGTTCTAGTGATCTACTACACACCTTTCTCCTGCGATACTGCTTCCAAGCAGCATTGTATGCCATATGGTTTGAGAGGAATAAGCGCAGAGTTGGAAAAGCTCCACAAGCTGCTACACGACTTATCATCTTCTTGGACAGGTTGATTCGAAACAGAATCTCCTTTTTGAGGAAGAAAGCtggaaacaaatatgaaaaaaccaTGGAGATATGGTTTGGAAGTAGATAA